The Candidatus Aramenus sp. CH1 genome includes a region encoding these proteins:
- a CDS encoding 50S ribosomal protein L3 — MGHRKLSSPRRGSSGLRPRKRSSELLPTPRSWPEVKTSSPTLLGFIGYKAGMTHAFIIDNIKGSENFGKEVFTPVTVIETPPIMPIAIRAYALDSKGEPSTLTEYWVAPPADVKLERRIKSLKINPEKQGQFLDKIKSNANNILYLRVIAASQPKLIPSLGKKTPDIAEIQIGGGDVNAQLDYALNLLGKPLAVNSVFKEGQLIDIIGVTKGKGFQGVIKRYSVQELPKWHKHRKGSRKVGTKGPSLGTPSYVPQPGQMGYHRRTEYNKLILKISTNPDEINPKGGFVRYGLVRNAYLLIQGSTIGVRKRPLFLRYPIRPYTLNPITQTITYIDLNSKQR; from the coding sequence TTGGGACATCGTAAGCTTTCATCGCCTAGAAGGGGATCTTCGGGTCTAAGACCTAGAAAGAGGTCTAGTGAGCTCTTGCCTACTCCTAGGTCTTGGCCCGAAGTGAAAACTAGTTCGCCCACTCTTTTAGGTTTCATAGGCTACAAAGCGGGAATGACTCACGCTTTTATAATCGACAACATCAAGGGATCTGAGAACTTTGGAAAAGAGGTATTCACGCCCGTAACCGTAATAGAGACCCCGCCTATAATGCCCATTGCCATAAGGGCTTACGCGTTAGACTCCAAGGGAGAGCCCTCCACTTTGACTGAATACTGGGTAGCTCCTCCAGCAGACGTAAAGCTAGAGAGAAGAATAAAGTCCCTGAAGATTAACCCTGAGAAGCAGGGTCAATTCCTAGACAAGATAAAGAGCAACGCAAACAATATTCTGTATCTAAGAGTCATAGCAGCATCCCAGCCAAAGTTGATCCCGTCCCTAGGTAAGAAAACTCCGGACATCGCTGAAATACAGATAGGAGGGGGAGATGTAAATGCCCAGCTAGATTATGCCTTAAATCTCTTGGGCAAGCCTTTGGCAGTTAACTCAGTTTTCAAAGAGGGCCAGCTTATAGACATAATAGGAGTAACAAAAGGAAAGGGGTTCCAGGGCGTAATCAAGAGGTACAGCGTTCAAGAGTTACCTAAGTGGCACAAGCACAGGAAGGGCAGTAGAAAGGTTGGAACAAAAGGTCCCTCTTTGGGCACCCCAAGCTACGTCCCTCAACCAGGGCAGATGGGCTATCACCGCAGGACTGAGTATAACAAGCTGATCCTAAAGATTAGCACAAATCCAGATGAGATCAACCCCAAGGGAGGGTTTGTTAGGTACGGACTAGTGAGGAACGCTTACCTTTTGATTCAAGGCTCGACTATCGGCGTAAGGAAGAGACCCCTCTTCTTGCGTTACCCAATAAGGCCTTACACGTTAAACCCAATCACTCAGACTATCACGTATATAGACCTAAATAGCAAGCAAAGGTGA
- a CDS encoding 50S ribosomal protein L22: protein MGSWRYPLLKIDDTKLGKAVSRNVHASIKDLYNVCRAVRGKNLQEAKKFLENVINMKEPVPFWRYQSGASHKPGLETKWKIKSGRYPVKAAKFVLKALENAEANAVAKGLDPDNLKVIHIAAHKGITLKRFMPRAFGRATAKYKRTSNIEVIVGEV, encoded by the coding sequence ATGGGATCCTGGAGATATCCTTTACTCAAAATCGACGATACCAAGCTAGGTAAAGCCGTGAGCAGGAACGTTCACGCGTCTATAAAGGATCTGTACAACGTCTGCAGGGCGGTGAGGGGAAAGAACCTGCAAGAGGCGAAGAAGTTCCTAGAGAACGTCATAAACATGAAGGAACCAGTTCCTTTCTGGAGGTACCAGTCAGGCGCCTCCCATAAGCCTGGTCTTGAGACCAAGTGGAAGATCAAAAGCGGAAGGTATCCAGTGAAGGCAGCCAAGTTTGTTCTTAAGGCACTTGAGAACGCTGAAGCCAATGCAGTAGCCAAAGGGCTCGATCCGGACAACCTTAAAGTAATTCATATTGCCGCACATAAGGGCATAACGCTAAAGAGGTTCATGCCTAGGGCGTTCGGAAGGGCTACTGCTAAGTACAAGAGAACTTCAAACATTGAAGTGATAGTGGGTGAGGTTTGA
- a CDS encoding DUF447 family protein — translation MAQEINDIFPGEGVFEVILGTNGVKPNLSPIGVIKKGEELMSKIYRETLTYSNIMKLALCTIHVTDDPRVFYSALMKNLEFAILEGLPVLSSGVYSIIRAKCEYTEGNNPATFRLIPVSVQELGKRKKAFSRGHSLFIDAMVHFTRLEILPKEEVKELLEVLSYELKTCRRISPDILDLVEDLEKRIASKGFKLA, via the coding sequence ATGGCTCAAGAAATTAATGATATTTTCCCCGGAGAAGGGGTGTTTGAAGTAATTTTAGGTACTAATGGCGTTAAGCCCAACCTTTCTCCCATAGGAGTTATAAAAAAGGGCGAAGAGCTCATGTCCAAGATATACAGGGAAACTTTGACCTATTCCAACATCATGAAACTAGCCTTGTGTACTATCCACGTTACTGACGATCCTAGGGTCTTTTACTCAGCCCTCATGAAGAACTTAGAATTCGCGATACTCGAAGGATTACCTGTGCTTAGCTCTGGGGTTTACAGCATCATAAGGGCCAAGTGTGAGTACACTGAAGGGAACAACCCGGCCACCTTTAGACTAATCCCGGTAAGCGTCCAGGAATTAGGCAAGCGGAAAAAGGCTTTCAGTAGAGGGCATTCCCTTTTCATAGATGCCATGGTCCACTTTACAAGACTGGAGATCTTACCTAAAGAGGAGGTTAAAGAACTATTAGAGGTGCTTAGCTACGAGCTAAAGACGTGTAGGAGAATATCTCCGGACATACTAGATTTGGTGGAGGATCTAGAGAAGAGGATAGCATCTAAAGGTTTTAAGCTGGCATGA
- a CDS encoding M28 family peptidase: MIYERVKDLSRLGEVVAGDPKERKLVSKIEDILTGVDERRVYPIEVLHYESKAFIEGEKEIEAVAFPYSPSIDFSGRISRSVEECKNSGALIELKNLYEVNKYYLEAVRSGCQFVVFTLDDKVRKFVVNNPPLLNLSSSAPPPIPAFYVRRTDSAHIKESLSVKNFPTVRRSTGYILEAIRNSRGEEKIYVTSHHDHWLAGEHDNLASIPIMEEIKSEKYEIHLVSFTAEESGSPNFSSFSWSYGSRRFVEEIKEVENAALNINLDNVVPSSLVVKASPGVIGLARKFFTEAKGEVEIYSDGYSFFKKGVPTITVEGVNENYHSDSDLVTQEEEEGFLSVVATLRRMLNDKIEVSVNEISQDLLEAMHSLPLALRSHSVNLLNTISIWKPLGTRLFKLYGGVMGSSDTYAIVRPFPHFFAINLLRSNPKVYIEGSPAEEIVQSNFHEQYISSKVEEYIKIYNYIIDQILKDFL, encoded by the coding sequence ATGATATACGAAAGAGTAAAAGATCTTTCTAGACTTGGCGAAGTAGTAGCCGGAGATCCTAAAGAGAGAAAACTCGTCTCTAAGATAGAGGACATCTTAACCGGCGTCGACGAAAGGAGGGTTTATCCCATAGAAGTGTTACATTACGAGTCGAAGGCGTTCATCGAGGGAGAGAAGGAAATAGAAGCTGTTGCATTTCCTTACTCTCCCTCTATAGACTTCTCCGGTAGAATTTCCAGGAGCGTAGAGGAATGTAAGAACTCGGGCGCGTTAATAGAGCTAAAGAACCTCTACGAAGTGAACAAATACTACCTGGAGGCTGTCCGTTCGGGTTGTCAGTTCGTAGTCTTTACCTTAGATGACAAGGTAAGGAAATTTGTCGTAAATAACCCTCCCCTACTTAATCTCTCGTCCTCTGCACCTCCTCCAATTCCCGCCTTTTACGTCAGGAGGACAGATTCTGCCCACATAAAAGAAAGTTTATCTGTGAAGAACTTCCCCACAGTGCGGAGGTCTACAGGGTACATCCTTGAGGCCATAAGGAACTCTAGAGGCGAGGAGAAGATATACGTTACCTCTCATCACGACCACTGGTTAGCCGGGGAGCACGACAATTTAGCCTCTATACCAATAATGGAGGAAATCAAGAGCGAAAAATACGAGATACACCTTGTTAGCTTTACGGCGGAAGAAAGTGGGTCCCCTAACTTCTCTTCCTTTTCTTGGAGCTATGGGTCTAGGCGTTTCGTAGAAGAGATAAAGGAAGTAGAAAACGCCGCACTCAATATTAACCTAGACAACGTCGTACCTTCAAGCCTAGTAGTAAAGGCTTCCCCTGGCGTAATTGGCCTAGCTAGGAAGTTCTTCACTGAAGCGAAAGGGGAAGTTGAAATATACAGCGATGGTTACAGTTTCTTTAAGAAAGGAGTACCGACTATCACAGTTGAGGGAGTTAACGAGAATTACCACAGCGATTCCGACTTGGTCACACAAGAAGAAGAGGAAGGGTTCCTGAGCGTAGTCGCTACATTGAGGAGAATGCTAAACGATAAGATTGAGGTAAGCGTTAATGAGATATCACAAGACCTACTTGAAGCCATGCACTCGTTACCCTTAGCGTTGAGGTCCCACAGTGTTAATTTACTAAACACAATAAGTATCTGGAAGCCTCTTGGTACAAGGCTTTTCAAGTTGTATGGAGGTGTTATGGGCTCAAGTGATACCTACGCAATCGTAAGGCCTTTCCCGCACTTCTTTGCGATAAACCTTTTGAGGTCCAATCCAAAAGTATACATAGAGGGTTCACCTGCAGAGGAAATAGTCCAATCCAACTTTCACGAACAATATATCTCATCGAAGGTAGAGGAATACATAAAAATATATAATTATATCATAGATCAGATCTTAAAAGACTTCCTGTAG
- a CDS encoding 50S ribosomal protein L2, whose amino-acid sequence MGKKLMQQRAGRGNINFRNPGWLRIGKVRYPSNLTSHHIGKVLDILHNPGMLAPVAKIKMDDGTTFYTQAVQGLAINQKIEIGAGSPPVMGNIVEVGSLAEGTIISNVEKYRGDGGRYARSAGSYAIVIGKSGDKMLIRLPSGKIEEVMPNALATIGTVAGGGVTDKPLLKAGNNYWKYKVKAKKWPTVRGVAMNVVDHPHGGGLHQSVSRSSTVSRNAPPGRKVGHIAARRTGRRERK is encoded by the coding sequence ATGGGCAAAAAGTTAATGCAGCAGAGGGCAGGAAGAGGAAATATAAACTTTAGAAACCCCGGATGGTTAAGGATCGGTAAGGTAAGGTATCCAAGTAACTTGACTTCCCATCACATAGGGAAAGTCTTGGATATACTCCACAACCCCGGTATGTTGGCCCCAGTGGCTAAGATAAAGATGGACGACGGAACTACTTTCTACACCCAAGCAGTACAAGGCCTAGCAATAAATCAGAAGATAGAAATTGGTGCAGGCTCCCCGCCTGTTATGGGCAACATAGTGGAAGTCGGTTCACTGGCAGAGGGTACAATTATTTCCAACGTAGAGAAATATAGAGGGGATGGAGGGCGCTATGCCAGGTCTGCCGGTAGTTATGCAATAGTTATAGGAAAAAGTGGAGATAAAATGCTAATAAGACTCCCCTCAGGCAAAATAGAGGAGGTCATGCCTAACGCTCTAGCAACTATAGGGACAGTTGCAGGAGGAGGAGTTACGGACAAACCGTTGCTTAAGGCTGGAAACAACTACTGGAAATATAAAGTTAAGGCAAAGAAGTGGCCCACAGTTAGAGGAGTCGCAATGAATGTCGTTGATCACCCACATGGGGGAGGGCTCCACCAGAGCGTAAGCAGGTCCAGTACAGTGTCTAGGAACGCGCCTCCTGGTAGAAAAGTAGGTCACATAGCTGCTAGAAGGACCGGGAGAAGGGAGAGGAAGTGA
- a CDS encoding 30S ribosomal protein S19 codes for MSVEIPPEWKKFTYRGKTLEELMQMPMDEFVKLLPSRQRRSLTRGFTNAQRRLLEKIRKMRRQGLFDKTIKTHVRDMVVLPEMVGFKFGVYNGKEFVEVQIVPEMIGHYLGELSVTTKKVEHGEPGLKATRSSLFLAMKG; via the coding sequence ATGTCAGTTGAGATTCCTCCGGAATGGAAGAAGTTCACGTATAGGGGAAAGACTCTAGAGGAGCTTATGCAGATGCCAATGGACGAATTTGTTAAGCTGTTACCCTCTAGGCAGAGGAGGTCTTTGACCAGAGGGTTCACTAACGCTCAACGTAGATTATTGGAGAAGATAAGGAAAATGAGGAGGCAGGGGCTATTTGACAAGACTATAAAGACCCATGTGAGGGACATGGTGGTACTGCCAGAGATGGTCGGGTTCAAGTTTGGCGTTTACAACGGTAAGGAATTTGTAGAAGTCCAGATAGTTCCAGAGATGATAGGGCATTATCTGGGCGAGCTGTCTGTGACTACAAAGAAGGTAGAGCACGGTGAGCCTGGGCTCAAGGCCACTAGGTCGAGCCTCTTCCTAGCCATGAAGGGATGA
- the ileS gene encoding isoleucine--tRNA ligase, with product MKPLDNKFDLKAIESEIIEFWDKEKVYEKLKEEESKRPKKFLFIDGPPYPSAPVPHIGTIWNKVIKDCILRFERLNGYRVYDQPGYDTHGLPIEVAVEKQLGITKKQEIIDKVGVDKFVSLCKEFALKNALSMTQNFINVGVFMDWKNPYYTLDNKYISNSWALIKRAHEKGLLERDVEVLHWCPRCETTLSDYEVSEYRELEDPSIYVKFKVKNEPNKYLVIWTTTPWTLPSNVFVMVNKDYDYADVQVGNEIYVIAEKRVKDVMEESGIKEYKVLRVYKGSELLGVQYEHPLKDLVKAQASLDNYHVVVDAGEAVTLEEGTGLVHSAPGHGDVDFEIGKKLGMPVVMLVDDRGNFTDDAGKYKGKYVRDASAEIVEDLKNRKALLYAGKIVHRYPVCWRCKSPLILRAIQQWFIKVTKLKTDLLKEIERVNWVPEWGKTRIGNMIKELRDWVISRQRFWGNPLPIWVCSKGHVTVVESVEELRKIALNEVPEDLHKPWIDRVKVRCSQCGEEATRIPDVADVWFDSGVAFFASLGDDWEKKWAELSPVDLVLEGHDQLRGWFFSLLRAGVILTGRVPYESVLVHGFMLDEQGREMHKSLGNYVEPSVVIEKLGRDVLRLWLLRNTTWEDAKFSWKSLELAKRDLQIAWNVYVFASMYMSLDNFDPQKYSFGDVRNALKPEDLWILSRFNKLLRDVKESMKNYKVHELANRVMQFIVEDVSRFYLRLVRSRAWVEGDDPSKIAMYYVLYYVLKNWAILASPVIPYTAERIYRNFVVGGKLSVSMELLPEADQTFINDELERAFDLVREISEAGLNARAKAGVKLRWPLKHAYVFLKSRDDINTLSQVKEVLRTTLNAKNVEVIEIDSLHKFSRVVAEPNSGAIGKEFKQLTPKIVSYINENREVVAEDVLEKGSHRAIIDGIEIELKINHVNIKEETAEGYAIARFDSGAIAISKELSKEEEEEGLVRDIIRRIQFMRKQLNLNVVDNVVVSIIPPEDKKAIIEKWKDYIKSETRAIEIVMDSVEGDLVNEWEIEEDKYVIGIKRA from the coding sequence ATAAAGCCTCTTGATAATAAATTCGACTTAAAAGCCATAGAAAGCGAGATAATCGAGTTTTGGGACAAAGAAAAGGTCTACGAAAAGTTAAAGGAGGAAGAGTCTAAGAGGCCTAAGAAATTCCTGTTCATAGATGGTCCGCCCTATCCATCAGCACCAGTACCACACATAGGGACAATATGGAATAAAGTGATAAAGGACTGCATACTGCGTTTTGAGCGTCTTAACGGTTACAGGGTCTACGACCAGCCAGGCTACGATACTCATGGGCTTCCCATAGAGGTTGCAGTGGAAAAACAGCTCGGGATAACCAAAAAACAGGAAATAATAGACAAGGTAGGCGTAGACAAGTTTGTCTCGTTGTGTAAAGAGTTTGCTCTCAAGAACGCGTTGTCAATGACCCAGAACTTCATTAACGTAGGAGTCTTCATGGACTGGAAGAACCCTTATTACACCCTTGACAACAAGTACATAAGCAACTCATGGGCCCTCATAAAGAGGGCACATGAAAAGGGGTTGCTTGAAAGAGACGTGGAGGTTCTTCACTGGTGCCCAAGGTGTGAGACTACCCTGTCAGACTACGAGGTCTCGGAGTACAGGGAGCTTGAAGACCCATCAATTTACGTGAAATTTAAGGTAAAGAACGAGCCTAACAAGTACCTAGTGATTTGGACTACCACCCCTTGGACCCTTCCCTCTAACGTTTTTGTCATGGTCAACAAGGACTACGACTACGCTGACGTGCAGGTAGGAAACGAGATATACGTTATAGCAGAGAAAAGGGTAAAGGACGTAATGGAGGAGTCCGGAATAAAGGAATATAAGGTATTGAGGGTGTATAAGGGTTCCGAGCTCTTAGGTGTTCAATACGAGCACCCGCTAAAGGACTTAGTTAAAGCCCAAGCTAGTTTGGACAATTACCACGTGGTCGTTGATGCAGGAGAGGCCGTGACGTTAGAGGAGGGAACGGGACTAGTTCACTCTGCTCCAGGCCATGGTGACGTGGACTTTGAAATAGGGAAGAAATTGGGTATGCCAGTGGTAATGCTAGTGGACGACAGGGGGAACTTCACAGACGACGCGGGAAAATACAAGGGCAAGTACGTAAGGGACGCCTCAGCCGAAATAGTCGAGGACCTCAAAAACAGGAAAGCCCTCTTGTACGCTGGTAAGATCGTCCACAGGTATCCCGTGTGCTGGAGGTGTAAGAGTCCCCTGATACTTAGGGCCATTCAACAATGGTTCATTAAGGTTACTAAGCTGAAGACAGATTTGCTGAAGGAGATAGAGAGGGTCAATTGGGTTCCAGAGTGGGGGAAGACCAGGATAGGGAACATGATAAAGGAGTTAAGGGACTGGGTAATAAGCAGGCAGAGGTTCTGGGGCAATCCATTGCCCATCTGGGTCTGCAGTAAGGGCCACGTCACGGTGGTGGAAAGCGTAGAGGAACTTAGGAAGATAGCTTTGAACGAAGTCCCAGAAGACCTCCATAAACCTTGGATAGACAGAGTTAAAGTGAGATGTAGCCAGTGCGGAGAAGAGGCTACAAGGATACCGGATGTAGCTGACGTCTGGTTCGACAGCGGAGTTGCCTTCTTTGCTAGCCTAGGAGACGACTGGGAGAAGAAATGGGCAGAGCTGTCTCCAGTAGATCTAGTACTTGAGGGTCACGATCAACTCAGGGGGTGGTTCTTTAGCTTGTTAAGGGCTGGTGTCATCTTAACGGGAAGAGTGCCGTATGAGTCAGTGCTGGTTCACGGCTTTATGCTGGACGAGCAAGGAAGGGAGATGCACAAGAGCTTAGGGAACTACGTTGAGCCTTCTGTTGTAATAGAGAAGCTTGGAAGGGACGTGCTGAGGCTCTGGCTTCTTAGAAATACCACGTGGGAGGACGCAAAGTTCTCCTGGAAGTCACTGGAATTGGCCAAACGTGACCTACAGATCGCTTGGAACGTCTACGTTTTCGCTAGCATGTACATGAGCCTGGACAACTTTGATCCACAGAAGTACTCCTTTGGTGACGTTAGGAACGCCCTTAAGCCAGAGGACTTGTGGATACTCTCTAGGTTTAACAAGCTCTTAAGGGACGTTAAGGAATCGATGAAGAACTACAAGGTACACGAGCTTGCAAATAGGGTCATGCAATTCATAGTGGAGGACGTCAGTAGGTTCTACCTTAGGTTAGTAAGAAGCAGGGCTTGGGTAGAGGGTGACGACCCAAGTAAGATCGCCATGTATTACGTACTCTATTACGTGCTCAAAAACTGGGCTATCTTAGCTTCTCCTGTCATTCCTTACACCGCCGAGAGGATATACAGGAATTTCGTGGTAGGAGGAAAGCTCTCGGTGTCCATGGAGTTATTGCCAGAAGCAGATCAGACTTTCATAAACGACGAGCTGGAGAGGGCTTTTGACCTAGTTAGGGAAATAAGCGAGGCTGGGCTAAACGCTAGGGCTAAGGCTGGGGTAAAGTTAAGGTGGCCTCTAAAACACGCCTACGTTTTTCTCAAGTCAAGAGACGATATCAATACTTTGAGCCAAGTTAAGGAAGTACTAAGGACTACTCTAAACGCAAAGAACGTGGAAGTAATAGAGATCGATTCGTTGCACAAGTTCAGTAGAGTAGTCGCTGAACCTAACTCCGGGGCCATAGGGAAGGAGTTCAAGCAACTGACACCTAAGATAGTGTCCTACATCAACGAAAACAGGGAAGTTGTAGCTGAGGACGTCTTGGAGAAAGGATCTCATAGGGCGATAATAGACGGGATTGAGATTGAGCTCAAAATAAACCATGTCAATATAAAGGAAGAGACAGCAGAGGGATATGCCATAGCTAGGTTCGACAGTGGAGCCATAGCAATAAGCAAAGAGCTAAGCAAGGAAGAGGAAGAGGAAGGGCTAGTAAGGGACATAATAAGGAGGATACAGTTCATGAGGAAACAGCTCAACTTAAACGTAGTAGACAACGTAGTGGTCTCAATTATACCTCCTGAGGATAAAAAGGCGATAATAGAGAAATGGAAGGATTACATAAAATCCGAGACTAGGGCTATCGAGATAGTCATGGATAGTGTAGAAGGAGATTTGGTTAACGAGTGGGAGATAGAAGAGGACAAATACGTAATAGGAATTAAGAGAGCGTAG
- a CDS encoding HAD-IIIA family hydrolase yields MEEFSEFRNIRAILFDFDNTLLNFEPNSLKALQEVAREIHDYIIDNGFSLSITHEEIYNTLLSISSKFDSEGVYDRTVWFNTLLEKIHVSASKDQVLEWVSLYWSIASMARPFEEVQDTLEFLKKKGYKLGIVTNSDGEGGNKQKRMERYEFTKLFDVVVIGGENNIKPKPSVQPFVYACERLGFQPSQCAMVGDDPVKDCLAAKKAGMMAILVDRQGKVKFAELYADFVIDEMEELQEVF; encoded by the coding sequence ATGGAGGAATTTAGCGAGTTTAGAAATATAAGGGCTATACTTTTTGATTTTGATAATACTCTTTTAAATTTTGAGCCAAATTCACTTAAAGCGCTTCAGGAAGTCGCCAGGGAAATACACGACTACATAATAGATAATGGTTTCTCACTTTCCATTACACATGAAGAAATTTACAATACGTTGCTGTCTATTTCGTCTAAGTTTGATTCCGAGGGAGTATATGACAGAACCGTGTGGTTTAACACTCTCCTTGAGAAGATACACGTTAGTGCTAGTAAGGACCAAGTCCTAGAGTGGGTGTCGCTTTACTGGTCAATTGCCAGTATGGCAAGGCCGTTTGAGGAGGTACAAGACACGTTAGAATTCCTAAAGAAAAAGGGGTATAAGCTAGGGATAGTTACTAACAGCGATGGCGAAGGTGGGAACAAGCAAAAGAGAATGGAAAGATACGAGTTTACAAAGTTGTTTGACGTTGTTGTTATTGGAGGGGAAAACAACATAAAACCTAAGCCAAGTGTTCAGCCCTTTGTTTACGCCTGCGAAAGACTTGGATTCCAACCTTCTCAATGTGCGATGGTGGGGGATGACCCCGTAAAGGACTGTCTTGCAGCAAAGAAAGCGGGAATGATGGCGATTTTAGTAGATCGTCAAGGTAAAGTAAAGTTTGCCGAACTCTACGCTGACTTTGTCATAGACGAAATGGAGGAGCTACAGGAAGTCTTTTAA
- a CDS encoding isocitrate/isopropylmalate family dehydrogenase, which produces MGFLIALIPGDGVGPELVNASKKIIGKLVETYKLDINVTEVEAGDSALAKYGSALPQQTLNVIDKADAILKGPVGESAMDVVVKLRQMYDMYANIRPAKSLPNVQSKFQNVDILIVRENTEDLYKGFEYMASEDVAIGMKVITRKASERIAQVGLEYARKRNRKVTCVHKANVMRVTDGLFAKACRDVIKGKEVEYSEMYVDAAAANLVRNPNMFDVIVTTNVYGDILSDEAAQIAGSLGLAPSANIGDKKALFEPVHGAAFDIAGKDIANPTAFLLSLAMLLEYLYDRSKEKKYLDASRSLTESILSVYKEGTHLTPDIGGTEKLSGMADVIYQRIT; this is translated from the coding sequence ATGGGTTTCCTAATAGCCTTAATACCAGGTGACGGAGTAGGGCCTGAACTTGTTAATGCCAGCAAGAAAATAATCGGGAAACTCGTGGAGACTTATAAGCTCGATATTAACGTAACGGAGGTTGAGGCTGGAGATTCGGCCCTAGCTAAATACGGGTCCGCTCTCCCCCAGCAAACGCTGAACGTGATAGATAAGGCTGACGCGATATTAAAGGGACCAGTAGGAGAGAGCGCCATGGACGTGGTTGTCAAACTGAGGCAGATGTACGACATGTACGCAAACATTAGGCCCGCAAAGTCCCTGCCAAACGTGCAGTCAAAGTTCCAAAACGTCGATATCCTCATAGTCAGGGAGAACACCGAGGACCTTTACAAGGGCTTTGAGTACATGGCCAGCGAAGACGTAGCCATAGGAATGAAGGTAATAACTAGGAAGGCTTCAGAGAGGATAGCACAGGTAGGCCTAGAATACGCCAGGAAGAGGAATAGGAAAGTCACTTGCGTTCACAAGGCTAACGTAATGAGGGTTACAGACGGACTATTTGCCAAGGCGTGCAGGGACGTGATAAAGGGTAAGGAAGTTGAATATAGCGAAATGTACGTAGACGCGGCCGCTGCAAACTTGGTCAGGAATCCCAACATGTTTGACGTCATAGTTACAACCAACGTTTATGGAGACATACTAAGCGACGAGGCAGCCCAAATAGCAGGAAGTCTAGGTCTAGCGCCTTCAGCTAACATAGGGGACAAGAAGGCGTTGTTCGAACCAGTTCACGGCGCAGCCTTCGATATAGCGGGCAAAGACATTGCTAACCCAACGGCCTTTCTGCTTTCCTTGGCAATGCTCCTAGAGTACTTATACGACAGATCGAAAGAGAAGAAGTACCTAGATGCCTCAAGGTCTCTCACTGAGTCAATACTCTCAGTTTACAAGGAGGGAACTCACCTAACTCCAGACATAGGGGGAACGGAGAAGCTAAGCGGAATGGCAGACGTAATATACCAAAGGATAACGTAA
- the rpl4p gene encoding 50S ribosomal protein L4, producing MYYEVQLKKTNVLDLNGNKVKEIELPAIFSYTVRKDLIRRAFHAEFTASLQPKGRDPMAGKRTTAYSFGINLGLARVPRIRTSGEAALAPNTVGGRAAFPPTTIERIVERINEKEKKLAVISALSATADKYFVTLRGHRATFDVLPIVVSDDFANLGKAKDVLEALEKLKVSEELERVRNGIRIRAGKGKMRGRKYKVPVGPLIVSHDVKKLLPAARNIPGVDVVDPMLVSVIHLAPGGHPGRLTIFTESSIGVLNKRLGGVL from the coding sequence ATGTACTATGAGGTTCAGTTAAAAAAGACGAATGTCCTTGATCTCAACGGTAACAAGGTAAAGGAGATCGAGCTCCCAGCGATTTTTAGCTACACTGTAAGAAAGGACTTGATAAGGAGGGCATTTCACGCGGAGTTCACAGCCTCTCTTCAACCAAAAGGAAGGGATCCAATGGCAGGTAAAAGGACAACTGCCTACAGCTTCGGAATCAACTTGGGACTAGCGAGAGTTCCAAGGATTAGGACATCAGGGGAGGCAGCTCTTGCCCCTAATACTGTAGGTGGCAGGGCAGCTTTTCCTCCAACTACTATTGAGAGGATAGTGGAGAGAATAAACGAGAAGGAGAAGAAGCTAGCCGTAATAAGTGCCCTTTCAGCTACCGCAGATAAGTACTTTGTCACCCTCAGGGGTCATAGGGCTACATTCGATGTTTTACCAATTGTTGTCTCTGACGATTTTGCTAACTTGGGAAAGGCGAAAGACGTTCTTGAGGCTCTCGAGAAGCTGAAGGTATCAGAGGAGTTGGAGAGGGTAAGGAACGGCATAAGGATAAGGGCAGGAAAGGGCAAGATGAGAGGTAGGAAGTATAAGGTTCCAGTAGGGCCTCTGATAGTGTCCCACGACGTTAAGAAATTATTGCCAGCAGCTAGGAACATCCCTGGAGTTGATGTAGTTGACCCTATGCTAGTAAGCGTAATCCACCTTGCGCCAGGGGGGCATCCAGGAAGGTTAACTATATTCACTGAAAGTTCCATAGGCGTCCTCAACAAGAGATTAGGTGGTGTGTTATGA
- a CDS encoding 50S ribosomal protein L23 has product MIIQPLATEKSTKLIESTNTIVLIVDKKATKPQIKSEVEKTFGVKVEKINVVITPTGEKKAYIKLKPEFKATDVAHKLGIL; this is encoded by the coding sequence ATAATAATTCAACCTCTAGCCACCGAAAAAAGCACGAAGCTAATTGAGTCAACCAATACGATAGTCCTCATAGTGGACAAAAAAGCGACAAAGCCTCAAATTAAGTCGGAAGTTGAGAAGACATTTGGGGTAAAAGTGGAAAAGATAAACGTTGTAATTACGCCTACCGGTGAGAAGAAAGCATACATAAAGTTAAAGCCGGAGTTCAAGGCCACGGATGTGGCCCATAAACTAGGCATATTATGA